The following DNA comes from Miscanthus floridulus cultivar M001 chromosome 5, ASM1932011v1, whole genome shotgun sequence.
aactgaccggacgctggacccccagcgttcggttgtttacagtaaggtaccgatcttgaccggacgcgtccggtcgcacgtgatcggacgcagcccagcgtccggtcacactccagctcctGTGACACCATGcgttagcctgaccggacgcgtcctggcagcgtccggtcacttccagtgccagcgtccggtgcacccagtgagacactgtcttttctgtgtagggcgccagtggagtttcttcaccaagttgatccacatcaactccaaccccatctcctttataaatgtgccaacaccaccaagtgtacaccaccatgtgtatgtgtgttagcttttcacaatcattttccaaaggatgttagccactcaacttaccacgccactcgatcctagcgacaatgcaaagttagatcactcgagtggcactagatgatcgatatgcaaacaagtttgctcctcttgatagtacggccatctatcctaaatccggtcataaacttctttacacacctatgaccggtgaaatgaaataccctaggttatacctttgccttgcgcattccattccatctcctccaatgtcgatgcaacacatgcaccaacacgatcaacaatgatatgatccacttcatatcatcacgtgatcatattgattcatcgatcttgacttcacttgctctttaccgttgccatcgtccatcggcgctaagtcttgctcaagcttcactatCACGCGGtacatcactccaaagcctttgacttgcccttcatgcttgtaaccggtccatcaagccaagtcatgttttgatcttctccacctagatcacatgactcaatgtcatgtctcatgtgcaatgagctccttcatcatcacatgtgtgagctttgcaacagctccaagccattttcaccttcatggcatatgttgctcacacgcatgtacctgtggactaatcacctgtgtatctaacataaacacaattaatacacctaagttgtcactcaattaccaaaaccacataaggacctttcaccagagcctgaagcgagtgctccggtctgtcaaatttagactcttgggctagtccagaagaaaagaagtcgtcctcctgggccgagccctggcgtagAAGCCGGTCtacgagggacctcgggtttatgaacccgacagttaTGCTTTTTCAAACACCTCGCAGTTGTGCATATAGTGTACCATTTATGGGGAAAGGATGTTCTGGTCCCGCATCGTTACTACTATGAAAATGTACCTTCTCCTTTAGTTTGATTTTCATCGGATTGttttctgatgatgaaaatgaattaGCACGTATGGAATTATGTTCTCATTTCGATACACGTCGAGCCTGCTTGTTGTGTCAGGACAGAAGCTAGTGAAATGGCTATATATTTATGACTCCTTACTTTTTTTTTCCCTCGTATGACTCCTTACgcataatttaatttttctaCTTGCAGATCTCCCTGATTGGCACCTCAGGGATCTCAGGTTCCTATGTTGAGCTAAGGGCATGATGGGAAGTCTGCAGATCAGAACCATGGAAATCATCGATGAGCTGAGGAAGTCTGTAGATCAGAATATGTCGTGCTACGTTTTCCTTTCCCCTTTGTAGCTATCATGGCAATAAAAATGAGATCATCAAACAGCTGTGCACTTCAAGTAACTCCAGATAATGCCGTCTTTGTGTCTGTAATAAGAATGTGTTTCATGTACGTGAAACCTGTCAATTCTGTTAAATTTTTGGCATGCGCCTGATTTCTTGTTTGACTGTTGTGAATTGTATACTTTGTTCATGAAGCATTGATCATATGCCTTCCCTCGCTACTCAACTTCCTTCAGCATTGTAAAAATACAATGACCTGCCATTCTTTTATGCAAGGGTTTAACAATCTCAATTTGTGATTGCTATTCATTAACTAGTGGATTATAGCATGTTAAATTTAAACATTTtccaacaacaacaaaaacaaagcatttaagtcccaaacaagttggggtaggctagagttgaaacccagcagaagcaatcaaggttcaggcacgttaatagttgttttccaagcactcctatctaaggctaggTCTTTGAATATATTCAATCAtttcaagtctcattttattgcatctatccaagtcaacttcggtctttctctgcctctcttcacgttactatcctggtttaggattccactacgcaccggtgcctctggaggtctccgttggacatatcTTAACTAGTGATTGCTATTCATTAACTAGTGGATTATGACATGTTAAATCTAAACCTTTTCCAATCACTTAAATacaaaatgtaataataaaaaatgATGTGAAAAATGAGATTAACGTTTACTTATTGTAATAATAATCTGAGTTTCATTAGACCTTTTGTTTAAATCCCAAGACCCACAATAAGCTGGTAGGTCAAACCACGACATGCTTGGTGCATATAAGGGAGACAACAGATTGTATGCCATATGCGTAAATTTGCTCATTTTAATACTAGGCATAGACATAGATTGCACGCTATAAATATTAGCGAAATTATTTATTCATCGACAAGGCGCCTTTACTTACAGTAAGTGGCAAGACATGTGGGATATAAGGGAGACGGCTAACAAGTGGCCTGGAATTATTTGCAACCCTGAAAAAGGAAAGCTCATTGATTTCTACGTATTTTACACAGTAATGTATCACCAGTACAAGTATACAACATTGGCCAGCTGGTAATTTCCTTACAGCCATCTACCTACGTATCTCCTCACAAACATCTACACCATGAGGGGGCACAGGCTAAACTTGCATCTCATGGGCCGAAGCAATCTCGCTGCAAGGAAGAATACTGAATACCCAAGAGGAACGCGTGACACGAGCAACAATCTTCGAGCGGTTGGCCTGCAAACAATAACAGCATTTTGATTTGATCTGAGCCATCATATGCTAGCTACATGACCTCCTCTGACTTTGTCACTGATGGAGCTCATGATGTTCGAGGCAATGGCGATGCTGCTCGTGACCACTGCCAGAACGATCATCGTTGCCGCCAATGCCTTGTCCTTGCGCTTTGCTATTCCATGAACATCCCTGCAGAAAAATCGAGTGTTAGATTCTAAGCTAGCATAGCATtgacaatcagcctgttcgtttcgtcataaatgatcgtgaattatttactgctggctgatttggtgtgagaaaaaaatattattccagcttataatccacgatcatatacgagcgagcgaacaggctgaatgcaaAAAGTGGTTCAGAATTTGGCCGTCGTACCTGAGAACTATGGCGCCAGGGAAGATCAACGAGATGGTGACCGCGAACGTGGACCCAGAGTACTCGAAGAGCGTCCAGATGCTGGGGATCGCGATGGCCAGCGCGTAGAGCACCGCCATGAGCACGGTTGTCAGGGACACGAACCGGCGCGTGTCCGCGGCGAGCGGCCGGCGGCCCGGGAAGAGGAGCTCGTCGACGTTGACCCGGAGCGAGAAGAGGAGGAGCGGGAACACGAGCACGAGGTGCAGCGCGTAGCTGAGGCGCGCCGCGTCGTTGAGCGCCTGCGGGACGCCGGGCCCGGAGCTGCGGACGAAGTTGGCGAGCACGTCGGGCATGGTGGCGTCCCCGAACAGGAGGTACCCTAAGAATCCCACAGCGGCGTAGATGGCGGCGCAGAGCACGAGGGAGGCGCGCACGGCCGTCTTCATGTCCGACGTCTTGCTCAACTCCGCGCGGATCGGGTGCACTGCATCGGTTGCGAGCGACGTTCGGATCAGGCAAAGTCGAGCCGTCTGTCAGGCAACGTTCTACTACATGCATGGTGGTTGCAGAAGAAACCAGTACCGTTGAAGTGGAAGGTGAAGGCGACGACGATGACGGGGACGGCGGTGAAGAGCTCGATCGGTGAGGAGAATCTGGAGAAGTCCGGGAGCATCCGCGGCATGGTCGCGGTGCCCTTAAAGAGCGCGTACAGCGCGATCCCCAAGCTGAGGAGCATGAACACCACCGCCAGTAGGATGGAGATGGCCGACGTGAACCTCAGCGAATCTGCACGTTGAAGCAAACTTGTGAATACCCATCAGCAAGCACCGACACATCTTTACTGCAGGTACCGAGACAGCCGTATTATTGGCGATTCAGTTTGCAAAATAATCTTGGAATGGATTTGTTTTAAATTTTGCACGATGACAAGTCGCGACGCCGGAATCAGCCAAGTTCTTCCTAGCCCCACATACCGCAGGACCAACCAAATGTTGTTCCACGTTCTTCACGATTCGCATCGATATACCGCTCACGTACCGACACGCTTCCGGAGCACAAGAGGCAGGAGAATCGCCGCGGCTGCCACCAGCACCACCTCCCGGCTGGTCCACCAATGGCTCCCGAACCACTCCTGCAGCACCCCCGAGTGCGCCTCCCCGCCGCTCGACGCGCCCGACATCACGTCCCCTGCACGGCGACAGCATGGCATGGCATCTAGTCACTCGCACCGGCCGGAACAGGCTCGCACGCTAGCAGCCAGCACTGGCATGGCCGTGTGGCGTTACCGATGATGTTGAGGTAGACGGTGAGCGTCCCGAAGCCGTTGAAGGCGACGAACACGTTAAGCAGCTTGGCACCGGCGCGGCCGAACGCGTCGTGCATCAGCGCCGCGTACGACGGCGCGCCGCGGGTGTACCTGAGCATGAAGTCGACGGCGGTGTTAGCCAGGACCGCGACGCCGGCGATCAGCgccaccgccggcgccacgcccAGCACGCGCATGGCCGCCGGGATGGACATGATCCCGGCGCCCACCACGCTCGTGGACACGTTGAACACCGCGCCCAGCACCGAAGCGGAGCCGCCCCCGCACGACGGGGCGTCGCCCCCGGCGTGCTCCGGCAGCAGCAGCGCGGCCCCCTCCGCTGTCGCGGTGTCCCTGCCGGCGCTGGGCGTAGCTGAGAACGCCGGGTTCTTGGACGCCATGGTTTCAGCGGGATAGAAGAGGAGTGAAGCTCTGCTGAGACTGTTTGGTGCGGGCGCGTATGTCTGGGATTCGGCGGGTCGAGAGCGTATAAACGTGGCGAAGTGGACGAGAAAACGATGAGTGGGGTTGGCGTTGGGATAAGAGCTGAGTCACACACATGAGGCAGATGCCCTGCCGTCGACAGTGCCTCGTGCAGTCGTGCTGATGACCTCTGCCCAGTGCCCACACAACCGGCTGGAAAGTGGGGCCGGGGTTGTCGTTAGCTGGTCATGTCAAGTGGCCCACTAAAATGATGTCCAATAATAACCTGCTGCGGTGCCGTGCAAGTGCAAGCGATATGAGCATGGTTATGTGATTATGTCCCAGATTTTGGCTTGTTGCATTTTGTTtcacgccttgtttagttccaaaaaattcTACCAAAAAGTGTTAATAATcatcacattgaatcttacgatacgtgcatagaacattaaatatagacgaaaaaaaactaattacacagtttggttgaaaatcgcgagacgaacattttaagcctaattagtccataattaaatactaattgccaaataaaaacgaaagtgctaccgtagccaaattcccgaatttcacccaactaaacacagcctcaatTCTTTTACCTGAGCGTAACTCACGTGGCCAAGACTCCTAGAGTTTAGGCTTTAGGACAGAACAAGTAGAACTTCCCTCCTGAAAAAAGGTTGGTCGTATTTGGAACTTGTGAATTGCCGATTGAAAAAAGCTGGGCGCGAAGGGCGATGGAGAGACTTTCATGGCACTTGGCGCAGTCAGAAGATCAATGAAAGTTGTGTAGTGTCTTCTCATTTTATTTCCTGTTTGGCTCCTCTTTTGCCCAATCACTAACGAGACCGTAAGCAGCAAGCGCACCCCCAGGAGGGCTTAGTTATCAtgatttttgttttctctttttttcctcTTTATTTGTTTCGAAAAAGATATTGTCCGGTTCTCCTTCTATTGATTCTTTTTCGATCGAGATGTATGGATCCATGTGTCTACATACCTAGATTCTGTTCATGGattaatgaaaatgtgcaagagctcTATTTGCCTCTGCCATTCTCGtcctgttcgctggtctgaaacttggctgaaaaacactaggCCTGGGTGTTCGGTTAACCGAtcggtttcggttcggttctTCGGTTTATGACGCAAATTCGGTTCTCTACAAATaggaaccgatcggttcttcGCAAATTTTGGAACCGAGCAAAATCggtttcggttagttcggttcgctTCCGGTTCCGACCGAACTAACCGAGGATTTACACAAGCAGCAAAAAAAAGAAtaggaaaaataggaaaaaaagatTTTTAAAAAAGCACAATGCCGAGATTTTAAAAAATGTGAGGGTGTGAGGCTGTGAGGGGGTGTCATCCACCTTTTATATCTAGGGTTAAGTTGGTATTAGGCCTAGGAGGTTTATTGGGCTTGTTTGTGAATTTCAGTtccttcggttatttcggttaacCGAGCCCAGGAACCGAAATTTGATCAGTTAATTCGGTTCCTAAGAACTGAGAACCGAACAACTAACCGAAATTTTTggttccggttctttcggtttcggtttcggttctttcggttcggttctcggttttcGGTTATTTTTTCCCAGCCTTAAAAACACTGttatgactgaattgttgtgagagaaaaatactgttccggctaaaaaagaattcgaacaagccgaatatggggtaagcctaACAGGACCTCTAT
Coding sequences within:
- the LOC136453450 gene encoding amino acid transporter AVT6C-like, whose translation is MASKNPAFSATPSAGRDTATAEGAALLLPEHAGGDAPSCGGGSASVLGAVFNVSTSVVGAGIMSIPAAMRVLGVAPAVALIAGVAVLANTAVDFMLRYTRGAPSYAALMHDAFGRAGAKLLNVFVAFNGFGTLTVYLNIIGDVMSGASSGGEAHSGVLQEWFGSHWWTSREVVLVAAAAILLPLVLRKRVDSLRFTSAISILLAVVFMLLSLGIALYALFKGTATMPRMLPDFSRFSSPIELFTAVPVIVVAFTFHFNVHPIRAELSKTSDMKTAVRASLVLCAAIYAAVGFLGYLLFGDATMPDVLANFVRSSGPGVPQALNDAARLSYALHLVLVFPLLLFSLRVNVDELLFPGRRPLAADTRRFVSLTTVLMAVLYALAIAIPSIWTLFEYSGSTFAVTISLIFPGAIVLRDVHGIAKRKDKALAATMIVLAVVTSSIAIASNIMSSISDKVRGGHVASI